TCACCTAGCATGACCCATGTGGGATGCATCATACACAGTTGGTCCACAGCTATACCACAACACCCGCCGTCCACTTGCAGGAACAAACCGTTCCTTTTGCCTTGTCAAACTGTTCAACAATCTTAACACCGGCGGGTCACTATTAGGCTCTTTCCACTGAGGTTGAATACGCTTCattctggtcacgtgacaatttGTGATGTCTAGAAAATTCCAACAAAAACCTTGCAAATACAGTGTAGCGGCTACTCTGCAGACAACCACAGTAAAAACTGAAGGAAATATCAAGTAATCCCTAGTTACACGTCCTAATTACGTAGTGTTTGTATGCGTACTAGTACTTCAGACACTCCTCCAGTCTCACAAAACGTACGCAACACATAAAGACATGCAAGAACATGCGCAGCGACTGACAGGACGGGTAACAAAGCTCGCGTTGTCATCCTACACTAGCTACCCTAAACACATTTACAACATTTACCTAGAATAGAATCGCGAGTACGGTTCCCTTCGGACGAGCTGTAGAGAACAACACGTAAACTCAGCTGCCTCCTCCAAGTGGCTAGACGGCAACGTATAGCTGTCATATACGGGACGTTATCCCTTACATCACTACGTACTCGAGACCCCTACGGGAGCGTGCTTCGACGGTGATACAGTACCCAACCCTAGAGTACAGTCAGATCACCTTGGGCTAACGTTCCAAAATCACCATCAGTAGACTACTCGGTGTTTGTGAATGACGGCCTGAAGCAGAATTGAATCTCACATAATTCTACTGAACTGGATTTTTAGTCTACTTGTATAGAAGAATTTACAGATCAGAGGCCTGTTTTACAGACTGCAGATACTGATAGTCCTTTTTCTTTAGTTGTCATACTCAATCTAATCGCTGCTGGAGCTCGCGTTGCTGAAGAGGCTGAGGGAAACATGACAGTTACGCGCAGTGTCTTGCGGGATAGCTACGTCTACAGCGGTAGCACGCTAATCAACCCtagcgataacaatgagcacGTGCACTACATTCCAATTGGCCGGCCGACCGTCGATCCGTATACTGACCCTAGCGCGTTATGCGCGCCTCGGATTGCTTAAAACTAAAAAACAACATGCAGTTACAGTTCACTAGCAgttcagtggcgtaggaagatgttcacgagcggggTCTGTACCGtagatgtcatcatgagtaagcaaactacctcgcttgccagacagtaaacaaaatttgcaaaagtcactggcacagaaTTTCAATTCATGGCTatacactgagcgaggggcTTCAGCCCCCTTCCCCCTCCCCCGCTTCCTACGCCGGTGTTACTGTCTCCATAGACGTAAATAAAGAGTGGTAAAGAAAATATGCTGCTCTCAGCTTTCCGTGCATACTAAAGTAGATATTTACATATAcagattatttaattaagtggaCCAATGGAAATTAGGTTGCCGCCTAAGATGAGGCAACTATTCAGTTGTAGATGTTTACAAATACAACATTTACATAACGTAGGAGAACGTATCCGGTTATAGTAACCATATTATTCCTTCGCCCCGTCTGCAATCTagacacaattaattaattaaatggtaaCACGGAcatttactactactactactattatATATGCGAGATTGTCTAATCTGTATATGCCCCTAGAGGGAACTGCACAGCTTGTGCAACagaaaaaaatatatattatttttactattatttttattatttttattatctttgtcgtgctcaaccagatcagtctggtttgtaaagtctattacaagtaccggaaggaaccctgcttcagaagtacttagaccatcacggctgtctagaaagaacacatgactttacgaaggatccgagtagatcccagaagcactgttttctgtaagtgctgcaggttgtgatgacctggaataatgtccagccactgtgcaatacctgcgtgcactgtgcccaaagctcccaagaccaccggaaccaccagtgttcgacaatgccacatgcggcttatctccactcgcaagtcgttgtacttcgccaacttctcagcatgtttcttgccaatgttgccatcagcaggacagctgatatcaataagaagacaagtgtttgtctttctatttctgagacagatgtctggacgattggctttgatcttcctatatttattatttttattatttttattcttTTTATTATTTCCTTGCTTCAGACATTTGCAAGATTGCGAATACTCACCACTGTACCCACAAAGGGCTTCTGCCAGTTAGACGCGTGTAAAAGAATAAATGCCAGAAATGGAACGGACACACTGTGCTTTTGTCGTATATACAGATAATAAAAGAAGATCAGGCCTTAGGTCTGTTGTCATCATGCAAACCTTCTAACTCACTCACGATTGCTGTCCTCGTATTTTCTTCTACCTTCCGTTAGCCTCGATCGACAAAGCGGATCTGTAGTTGCACTGCGATCAATGAGCTTACGATACAGTGTATCTAAAAATGTCTTGCTCTCTGAGTTTCAAAACTTTGCTCTAGGATGATAATATATTTAGCAAAGTCTGAAAAACTATTAAAATGCGTAAATGTCTATGTTGTTTAGACGGTTTTAAATTGCTACCCTATCCGTTTTGAAGCGTTTTTAAAACCTGTTTTAGTGTGAGCTCGAATGTGTAGTCACATGACCCTAGTTGAGCATGAAAGAAAGGTCAGAGGCAGATTTCGGTCAGAAGCTCTCCCTATCTATGTAGATTCCGACACAGTTGAGGTCCATTACAAATTGAAGTCCTCTGTATGAGTGGTCCAAACTATAGCGTCATCTCGAACTGTACGTAAGCTATTGCCTCAGAAAACAATATGATATGCTCTAAAAACTTTTATTTGAATTTCCTCATTATAGAATTCCTAAGCTTTTGCCAAAGATAGTTCTAAAATGTCATATgagtcattaacttaattaatacttttGACTTCGATCTCGTGGTCTTGGAATTAACTCGTCGATACTTCCACCTACTTCGAGTTTCTTTTCCATATCAACAAGCAGCGTCACTCCATCAATAACTGCCTGCACAAGCTCCACTTCTGACCATCCTAGCCTATCAGCGTTGGAGACATCGTAAACTCCGCCTTCGGAAGCAGTGTCAACTCCACCAGTTCCACGCTTCTGCAATCGGAGATTATCCAGAATGGTTTGAAACTGCTCATGTTGAGAAAGCAATGGTATCTTGACATGGACGCCAGCTCGAAGACCAGTACCCAGGTTGGAGGGACACGTTAGCACGTATCCTAAGTGCTCGTTCCACATGAATTCGTACCCACATTGTTTGATCAGATTCTCAACCTATATATAAACACGTAGAGAGAGAGCGCATATAGGTAAATATGCATGAAAGTGACTCTCTAGGGTTGTCGAGACACCAACCATATTGAGACCGTGGCAAAAGCGGGAGAAGACTTCCCTAATGTTACCTCCAGTTTGCATAGATATGATACGTGAGTGATCTTCTTCGTTTACCCACACGAGGAAGTTCTTGTCTTCGTTATGCCAAATACCTGTCACAGCAACAGTTTGCTAATTTAGTAATTATGTTATTTGTATACATCtaaatagttaattatgtTATAcatctaaataattaattcagTCGAGCAATATATGATGATATACCTCGAGCATCAGGCCAGTCTCGAGCCATTCCTGCAGATGTTAGAAGTGGCGAAACGGGTTTATCAAACAAAAAATGGTCATTAATGAGCTGCTCCTGATCTTCGGTCGACATTGTTTCTAGAGAGTAGTATTTGCCCCTATACGCGCCATCCAACTGAGCTAATGCGTCTACTAGAATTCTCTCGACCTCTCGTCGTTCAGCTCTTGTGCATTTAGGCGGAAGAGACAAGCCGCGAATGCAGCGACCAGTTCGCACTCGAGAACTGAGTACATAATTCGAATCGAGATTTCCACCAACGACGTTCTCGGGGTTCAAATCCGTTCTATGCTTGTCGGTTTTCTTGAATCCGGCATGACGAGCCTCAATAATAGGATCAAAAAGCTCGGCAAAAACATCATAGGACTCTTCATCACCCGCAACGGCTCCGACTGCCACTATGAACGGATGACCCGGGTTATCGACGCCAGTTTGAATAACTTCGTCAATCGTAAAGCCTCCAGGAGTTTTAATTTTCTTGAGATTTTCGTATACAGAAGAAGTGAGAACTTTCGCCATGTAGTTGCTGTGTTGCGTCAGGTTAGGATATTCGTCTTTGGCACTATACTTCTGTCTAGCAGTAGCCATAACTCTAGGCTATTCAGAGCACTATCGCAGTAAATAGATAATATCTGaactatgacgtcacaaagctGTTTGAAGCTGTCGACAAATGAATTAAAAAACTTTCGTACGGTGACTGAGTCGGCAAGTATTTTACGCGCGTAACTGAGTTAATGTTTGGCTTTTTAATTACGTTGAAAGCTTGTATATACACACAAGAATTAAAGGTGCGCAGCGATTGTTCAATCACGAAGCAGAAATTTCCTTTGTGGCGCATCTTGGAACACAAGACGAATGCGAGCCAGCCAATCCAAGAGCAGAATCCGTTTGTAACGCAAACCATCACAATTAGAGACATAATATAGTTCGCACGTTAATTGGCGTCATATAAACGTATACAATGTAACACAATAGTCGAACAAGAACGATATGAGTAGATATAAGTCCGTCCATTTCCATGCAAATGTATCTATACCATACAGCGAGATCGGTGAGGCGGTAATATCTCTAGGTATGAGAGCGGCTCAGCGGCCGGGTGATGCATGTGGAATACAAAAAACCTTAGATACAGTCATACTTGTACAGTATTGTTGTACGTCAATATAGGCGACTGTCAAAAGctttgtctttaattaaagagtGGTCCGGACTGGTTTCGCAGCCCGGAAAAACGCAAGGGACCATGATCGATTGCTATAGACAGAACGTAAAAAGAATTCATTACTGCATAGTTATATAGACGGAAAATCCTCAGAAAGCTGACTGCATATTGTGGTACACACGGCGATTGCAGGTAAAAAGACTGATGTATTATAAGTAAGCAATGTGTTATATAACCACCGATATGCTAACGTGCACTAAGAGGTGAAACTATTATATTACTACATTACATCACTTCCCTCAGACGAAGGTCTAGAGTCCGAGTCTACAATATAATCATTTAAATATCGTGGGCAAGATCTTTGACGTTGAGATCTTCTAAGTACTTGCGAAGCTTCAGTACTTGAGTTAGAATCTGATTCAACGGGATCAGGTAACTCTTCCGGATTATCCTCAGAGTCTGTGGAAATATCTGAGAAAATCTCTCTGTTGGTTTACATTTGTTTTAGTATCCTATAGATCCCTCTGTTGGTTTACATCTGTTCTAATATCTTTAAAACGCAAGTTACGTCATAGATATGGTTTTATTCTGTCATGATGGAGAGTCACATCCTTCCTCCCATATGGTCGACGAACCCTGTATACTACGTTGGATATCTTTTTAACAACTTTATGAGGTCCCATCCATCGTGGACAGAAAGAACGAGATACTTCTTTCCCtccactaggacgtgtaatCCACACTAGATCTCCAACACTGTATGGGGTGAAGTGCAACTTTGATTTGTTGTACTGTGTTGTCTTTCATTTGACCTATGATTGTAGTTTTTCTTTACCTTTTGGTACATGTTAGGAACAGATGTCAAACTTTTCTCTACATAAGCCATTGGTGATGTCTTGTGTCCTGTTATCCTGCACACAGAATCTGCTGCAGCTTGCAACAATGTTCTAGGCATCCCTTTGAAAATAACTCTATACGGAATGTCTCCAATCGACTCATGATACGACGTATTATAGGCCAGTTGGACTTGTGTCAGATGGTTTTGCCATGTTGTATGGTTAGAATCTATCACCTTTGCTAACATTTCTCCCAGtgttctattaattaaaacgttCTACCGCACTATTTGCTTGGGGGGGTGATATGCCGTTGACTTAGTATGTAGTATTCCATGTTGACTACAAAATTGCTCAAAAGCTCGACTTGTGAAACATGTTCCATTGTCAGAATGAACTACTTCTGGCAGTTCATATCTACCAATTCATTCTTGAATCCTGCAACTTACttcttctgtctgtcgttGCAATGGACACAATTCGACATATTGGAAAATGCATCCTGAATAACTAAGATAAATTGTGATCCCTTGTCGGTTCGAGATAACGGTCCTTTAATGTCTATTTCGACTCTCTCGAAAGGTTTCTCTGCTATAGGGCGTTCTTTCAATGGAGCTCGCGCTCTTTGATGTGGTGGCATCCTTTCCTCACATGTATGACAAGATTTGGTGTAATCCATTACATCTCTGTTTACAGTGCTCCACCAAAATCGATCCAATATCCGAGTCAATGTCTTCTTGACACCCTGATATCCTGAGAAAGCATTATCGTGCGCCAGCCGACGTACTTCAAGTATCAGAGCAATAGGTACGACAATCTGCGAATGCCCTTGAGATGATGTTCTATGTAATATTCCATCTTTAGATGGCGTTAATTTCTCCCGTAGTAAACGTTGTAATTGTACTTGTTCTGGATGATCCAAACTCTATTGCTTTGATGTGTCCCCACTAATATGGCTAGATGCCGCTGATAGCACAAGATCTCACCTCTGGAAGTCCCCGAAAGTGTTTGTCGTCCAACAATCGCTCAACATACAAACTTTCGGTGAGCTTCCCCGACGCGAGAACAATGACGCGGGACTTGTTATATTGTCTTTTTGAGTCAACTGTTCTTTGTCATTACCAGTCCAAGACGACTGAGAGCATCTGCCACTCTATTTTGCTTTCCTTTTATGCATTCAGTAGTGAAACAGTATTCTTGTAATTCCGCTATCCACCTGGCACGACGACCCTATGGGTCTTTGGCAGTAGATAGGTATTGGAGAGGAAAATGATCAGTCCGCAACAAAAAGTTTGTCCAAGCAAATGGTGTCGAAAGTGACGAGTTGCCATAACGACTGCAAGAAATTCTCTATCATATGTAGAGTatcgtctctctgtcttagatAAAACTCTACTAAAATATTCAATCGGTCGTAGTTCTTCTGAACTTTCTTGTGCCAGTTCTGCACAGTTGATACATCTGTAGTCAAAACAAGTGGTTTATCTGCCACAGGATGAGCCAAGATCGGTGCTGAGACAATTTTCGCTTCAAAGTATTAAATGCATCTTGACAATGAGTTGGCCACTAGAATTTTTGTTCTCCAACTAACATAGATGTCAAAGGTGCGGCGATTGTAGCATACCGTGAAATAAATCGACGATAAAACCAGTGATGCCCAAGAAAACCTTCACCTCCTTGACAGTAGTAGGTGTAGGTATTCTCTCAATAGCAGCAACCTTTCCTAGATCAGGATTAATAATTCCTTCCGCACTAATATGAAATCCACAGAATATTGCCTGAGTTGTAACAAATAGACATTTCTTCGCATTAAATCGAAGTCCGTGTGTTGTGAAGAGTTGTAAATGCTTGTTCCAACCGATCCAAATGTAATTGAAATGTATCTGAAACTATACAGAGATCATCCATATAGAGGACTAGCTGAATTGGTGTTAAGTGTCCCAGAACTAGTGACATCATTCGACAAAACGTTGCTGGAGCTCCCTTCAACCCAAAGGCATTCTGTTGAATTCATACAAACCTGAAGGTGTCCGGAACGCTGTCTTTTTCTTATCCTTTTCCACGATTGGCATTTGAAATATCCTTTTGCCAAGTCCAAGATGCTAAGAAATTTCGCTCCTGATAGTGACTCAATCACCTCTGGAAGGTTCCCAGTTGGTATTGCTGTGTCTTTAGTTTTACCATTTAACTGTCTTTAGTCTACGCATAAACGAAGACTCCCATCACTCTTTCTAACTGGACATATAGGTGCCCCATATCCAGAAGTAGATGGTCGAATTATCCCATCTCGCCGTAATCGTCTCACCTCATCTTCAACCTCAGCTTTTTATCTTGTAGGTAGACGTCGAGGACGGCAAGCTATTGGAGTTTTAGTAGTAAGCGGCATCGTATGTTCAACATCCACTGAATACTCTTCATTGCCTGGATAAGCGAACAAGTCCCGATGACGTTTTAGAAAATTCTCCAATGGTTGTTTCTCATCAGAGCTCATGACTCACCCAGATCTATGTCAACCATTGGGTTGCAAATATTGGTACTCTTTCCAACTAGTCTTCAATCCACCCCATCCAACGCAGTTGCTTCAGTATATTCCGCCAAACTCTGTCCTTCATGTATTACTACAGGTTCTGTGCAGACATTCATAACTCTCACTGGAACATCTCTCCCTTTTCCTCCAACACAATAGGTAGCACATCCCAAAAATCGTGAACGTTCAGATAACTCATCCACTACTTCCACAATTCCTGTCCATTCACTAACATTGGTGTGCATATTTCCCCAAATGGTGGTTTCTTGCCCAGGCCCGACTAGTACACTGCTTGGCGAATACACCCGACCAAACTTCAATAAACGCACTTCAGACCTTGTTGGTTCTGATTTGACTGGTTGGAATGTTGTCACTTCTTCCCCTTTCAAGAACAACTTTCTATTAGCGACATCTATCTGGACCTCAAGAGTCGACAGAATATCAGTGCCCAAAACCCCACAGGCGATTCCTTTCACAACGTAAAATCAACTGTATACCTTTTGAGATCCCAACTGAAACGACGTAACTACAATTCCCTCACACTTTAAGGTACGTAGTACCATCAACCATTATTGG
The DNA window shown above is from Corticium candelabrum chromosome 13, ooCorCand1.1, whole genome shotgun sequence and carries:
- the LOC134188685 gene encoding creatine kinase B-type-like, with the translated sequence MATARQKYSAKDEYPNLTQHSNYMAKVLTSSVYENLKKIKTPGGFTIDEVIQTGVDNPGHPFIVAVGAVAGDEESYDVFAELFDPIIEARHAGFKKTDKHRTDLNPENVVGGNLDSNYVLSSRVRTGRCIRGLSLPPKCTRAERREVERILVDALAQLDGAYRGKYYSLETMSTEDQEQLINDHFLFDKPVSPLLTSAGMARDWPDARGIWHNEDKNFLVWVNEEDHSRIISMQTGGNIREVFSRFCHGLNMVENLIKQCGYEFMWNEHLGYVLTCPSNLGTGLRAGVHVKIPLLSQHEQFQTILDNLRLQKRGTGGVDTASEGGVYDVSNADRLGWSEVELVQAVIDGVTLLVDMEKKLEVGGSIDELIPRPRDRSQKY